The Microbacterium amylolyticum genome includes the window GAACCCACGCGCAACGGCTCTCGGGCGGACAACAGCAGCGATTGTCCGTCGGCGTCGCCCTCATTGGGCGGCCGCGGGTTCTCATCCTGGACGAGCTCACAACCGGCCTTGACCCCGAAGGGCGCAGGGGAATCTGGCGGCTGATTGAACAGCTGCAGGCCGATGGCGTGACGATTCTGCTCGTCAGCCACTCGATGGACGAGGTGGCTCGGCTCTGCCGGCGCGTGATCATGCTCGACGCCGGCCGCATCCTCACAGAGGGAAGCCCGGAAGCTCTGCGCGAGCAGACCGGAGCAGAAGATCTGGAAGAAGCGTTTCTCGCCCTGCGTCAGGGAACGCGCGACACGGGAGAAACATCATGACCACCACCGGATACGACATTCCCCGTCAGAAACCACCCGGGATCGGAGCCTGGGCGCAGCTGACCCTGTCTGAGATCAAGAGCGTCATGCGTGATACAGCTGGCCTTGTCGTTCCCATCGGGATGCCGAGCCTGTTTCTCGTCGTGCAGGGCTTCTCCACCAGCGAGGAGACGCTCCCGTTTGCGGGCGGGCGGTCGGTTCTCGAGGTGTACGTTCTGCCGCTCATGCTGGTGATGGTCGTGGCGCTGATTGGCGTTGTCAACATGCCCTCTTTCCTCGCGACGTACCGCAAGGAGGGCCTTCTGAAGCGTCTGGCCGCAACACCAGCCAGGCCCGCCATGGTGCTTGTCGCCCAGGTCATGACCTCGGTTGTCCAAACGCTTCTCGGGGTCGGCATTGCGCTCGGCATCTCCGCGGCGATGTTCGGGCTGATCGGCCCCGAACGTCTCCTCGCCACGATTGGCGTGTTCCTGCTGATCTGCGCCGCGATGTACGCCGTCGGCATGATGGTCGCGGCATTCGCGCCAACGCCCAACGCCTCCGTTGCCATCGGATTGGTCGCTTTCTTCCTGTTCGGCGCGCTCGGTGGGCTCTTCGGCGGCGCCGATGCGCTGCCCGACCAGATCCGGATCATCGGCGAGTGGACGCCGTTCGGCGCCGGAGCCACCGCCCTCCAGAGCGCATGGATCGGCGAAACAGTGCCCTGGCAGACACTCACAGCGCTCGCCGCAGCGACGGTGATCGGAGCGCTGTGCGCCATCCGCTTCTTCCGCTGGTCCCGGTGACGGATCATCCCAGGGCAAGCGGGTAGCGTGGGGCGCATGTCTGACG containing:
- a CDS encoding ABC transporter permease, yielding MTTTGYDIPRQKPPGIGAWAQLTLSEIKSVMRDTAGLVVPIGMPSLFLVVQGFSTSEETLPFAGGRSVLEVYVLPLMLVMVVALIGVVNMPSFLATYRKEGLLKRLAATPARPAMVLVAQVMTSVVQTLLGVGIALGISAAMFGLIGPERLLATIGVFLLICAAMYAVGMMVAAFAPTPNASVAIGLVAFFLFGALGGLFGGADALPDQIRIIGEWTPFGAGATALQSAWIGETVPWQTLTALAAATVIGALCAIRFFRWSR